A portion of the Saccharospirillaceae bacterium genome contains these proteins:
- a CDS encoding ABC transporter permease yields the protein MIKPVLLWSDALIFLLVMSLFLFAWQLRQNPQARKRWHSVFTSKVGLSSFMVIVFYVLIALLDSIHFREALPPATVSADIINSNGENNTASEVVAYDNEVKSVLDVILSDIEKNHEKTYSAPFAIYSFAKENSQDEFGNVVREYPRLKSAGQHVNNADEVLADVITRSAQAIVKALILTVLVMGIHWWFNRRRERTHGPSAIPWTTAYWTFALLSIISFWMLELGSVYHIFGTDKVGHDVLVNSLKAVRTGVLIGTLATLLTLPIAIILGISAGYFKGWVDDVVQYIYTTLSSIPGILLIAASVLLIDVYIETHSEEFDLTILRADFKFLALCAILGLTSWTSLCRLLRAETLKISQLDYVQAAHAFGVSHPRVIGKHILPNVTHIILIALVLDFSGFVLAEAVLSYIGVGVDASMGSWGNMINAARSELSRDPAVWWSVSAAFAFMFSLVLAANLFSDQVRNAFDPRLAHNTEKAGHNDESDSSSATTQGAN from the coding sequence ATGATTAAACCTGTTCTGTTGTGGAGCGATGCGCTGATCTTCTTATTGGTGATGTCGTTATTTTTATTCGCCTGGCAACTGCGCCAGAACCCACAGGCACGTAAGCGCTGGCATTCGGTATTCACCTCCAAAGTGGGCTTATCCAGTTTTATGGTGATTGTATTTTATGTACTGATTGCTCTGCTGGATTCCATCCACTTCCGCGAAGCCCTTCCACCTGCCACCGTCAGTGCTGACATCATCAATAGTAACGGTGAAAACAACACCGCCAGTGAAGTGGTGGCTTACGATAACGAAGTGAAGTCCGTGCTCGATGTCATCCTCAGCGATATCGAAAAAAATCACGAAAAAACCTATTCGGCTCCGTTTGCGATTTATTCCTTTGCCAAGGAAAACAGCCAGGATGAATTTGGCAATGTGGTGCGTGAATACCCAAGGTTAAAAAGCGCTGGCCAGCATGTTAACAACGCTGACGAAGTGCTCGCCGATGTGATTACCCGCAGCGCCCAAGCCATTGTTAAAGCGTTGATTCTGACGGTGCTTGTAATGGGTATTCACTGGTGGTTTAACCGTCGTCGGGAAAGAACCCACGGCCCGTCAGCCATTCCCTGGACAACCGCCTACTGGACATTTGCACTGCTGAGTATCATCAGTTTCTGGATGCTCGAACTGGGCAGTGTTTATCATATTTTTGGTACCGACAAAGTCGGTCACGACGTATTGGTGAACAGCCTGAAAGCGGTTCGTACCGGTGTATTAATTGGCACATTGGCCACCCTGCTGACTCTGCCAATCGCCATTATTCTTGGTATCAGCGCTGGCTACTTTAAAGGCTGGGTCGATGATGTCGTGCAATACATTTACACCACCTTGAGCTCGATCCCAGGCATCTTGCTGATTGCCGCATCGGTGCTATTAATCGACGTTTATATCGAAACGCATTCTGAAGAATTCGATCTGACCATTTTACGTGCCGACTTTAAATTTCTGGCACTGTGCGCCATTCTTGGGTTAACCAGCTGGACCAGCTTATGCCGTTTATTACGGGCTGAAACGTTAAAAATTTCCCAGCTGGATTATGTTCAAGCCGCCCATGCGTTTGGCGTGTCGCATCCTCGGGTGATTGGCAAACACATTCTGCCCAACGTTACTCATATCATTCTGATTGCTCTGGTACTGGATTTCTCCGGCTTTGTATTAGCCGAAGCCGTGTTGTCGTACATTGGCGTGGGCGTTGATGCCAGCATGGGCAGTTGGGGCAATATGATAAATGCCGCTCGCTCCGAATTATCCCGTGATCCCGCTGTATGGTGGTCGGTATCTGCGGCCTTTGCCTTTATGTTCAGCCTGGTATTAGCGGCTAACCTGTTCTCAGATCAGGTACGCAACGCGTTTGATCCACGCCTGGCACATAACACAGAAAAAGCCGGACATAACGACGAGTCGGATTCGTCTTCTGCGACAACCCAGGGAGCGAACTAA
- a CDS encoding dipeptide ABC transporter ATP-binding protein: MVEHVLSVDKLSISLSQNPDVKLVKNISFHIKQDEIFALVGESGSGKSLTSLAIMRLLDEALAISSGTIHLRGDNLFARTEMGMNTVRGRKIAMIFQEPQSSLNPVQTIAQQLREVIELHQNVSATDIQTRLVELLTEVGIPEPEKRLSWYPHQLSGGQKQRVMIAMALACEPELLIADEPTTALDVTIQKQVLELLNELRKKRDLSVLLITHDMGVVYQMADRIAVMQHGDILEQTNRDSFFANPQHEYSRRLIHSLPRQDQFLQHQQKDQALLKIDNLKVWFPQKKGILQRTVGHTKAVNDISLSLDQGETLALVGESGCGKTTTGKAILRLNPVYSGELYFRGQRIDQLSRNDFMPLRKEIQVIFQDPFSSMNPRMSIREIIEEGMLSLGVEKDAANREQTMQELLVKVGMLPEHLDRFPHEFSGGQRQRIAIARALAVNPKLIICDEPTSALDVSIRGQVLELLRELQQELGVSYLFITHDLSIIPHLAHKVAVMKNGQIVEQGETEQVMRDPQHSYTKELLAAAPRIK; this comes from the coding sequence ATGGTCGAACATGTTTTATCGGTCGATAAATTATCCATTTCGCTGAGTCAAAATCCGGACGTGAAGCTGGTGAAAAACATCAGCTTTCACATCAAGCAAGATGAAATTTTTGCCTTAGTTGGCGAATCCGGCTCCGGCAAATCGCTGACCTCGCTGGCGATTATGCGGTTATTGGATGAAGCACTGGCAATCAGCAGCGGTACGATTCACCTGCGTGGCGATAATTTATTCGCCCGCACTGAAATGGGTATGAACACCGTACGTGGTCGCAAGATTGCGATGATTTTTCAGGAGCCTCAAAGCTCGCTGAACCCGGTACAGACCATTGCCCAACAATTACGTGAAGTGATCGAGCTGCATCAGAACGTTTCGGCTACCGATATTCAGACACGCCTGGTTGAGCTATTAACCGAAGTCGGGATTCCCGAACCTGAAAAGCGCTTAAGCTGGTATCCACATCAACTGTCAGGTGGTCAAAAACAACGTGTGATGATTGCCATGGCACTGGCTTGTGAGCCAGAACTGTTAATTGCTGATGAACCCACCACCGCTCTGGATGTCACCATTCAGAAACAGGTGTTGGAGCTGTTAAATGAATTACGCAAAAAACGTGATTTAAGCGTATTATTAATCACCCACGATATGGGTGTGGTGTATCAGATGGCTGATCGTATCGCGGTAATGCAACACGGCGATATCCTTGAACAAACCAATCGTGATAGCTTCTTTGCTAACCCTCAGCATGAATACAGCCGCCGACTGATTCATTCTCTGCCTCGTCAGGATCAGTTTTTACAGCATCAGCAAAAAGATCAGGCGTTGCTGAAAATCGACAACCTGAAAGTCTGGTTCCCGCAGAAAAAAGGCATTCTGCAACGTACCGTGGGTCATACCAAGGCGGTGAACGATATCAGCCTGTCGCTGGATCAAGGCGAAACCCTGGCACTGGTCGGTGAGTCCGGTTGCGGCAAAACCACCACCGGCAAAGCGATTTTACGGTTAAACCCAGTGTATAGCGGTGAATTGTATTTCCGTGGCCAACGTATTGATCAACTATCCCGCAATGACTTTATGCCGCTGCGCAAAGAGATTCAGGTGATTTTCCAGGATCCGTTTTCATCGATGAATCCACGTATGAGCATTCGTGAAATTATCGAAGAAGGTATGTTATCGCTGGGCGTGGAAAAAGATGCGGCTAACCGCGAGCAAACCATGCAGGAATTGCTGGTTAAAGTTGGTATGTTACCGGAACATCTGGACCGCTTCCCACACGAGTTCTCTGGTGGTCAGCGCCAGCGTATCGCCATTGCCCGTGCTTTAGCGGTCAACCCTAAACTGATTATTTGTGACGAACCAACATCGGCTCTGGATGTTTCTATTCGTGGCCAGGTACTGGAATTATTACGCGAACTGCAACAGGAGCTGGGCGTTTCTTATCTGTTTATTACTCACGATTTATCCATTATTCCGCATCTCGCTCATAAAGTGGCGGTGATGAAGAATGGACAGATTGTTGAGCAGGGAGAAACCGAGCAGGTAATGCGCGATCCACAGCATTCTTATACAAAAGAGTTGTTGGCGGCGGCGCCGAGAATTAAATGA
- a CDS encoding type II toxin-antitoxin system RelE/ParE family toxin: protein MDVRIANSALQDLKAIQRYYRDQGVPAVGQEFVTDIVRKLEMLKMHPESGRVVPEFEAQHIRELIHPPFRVVYLLHNDEIVLIRVWRSERQLELPE from the coding sequence ATGGATGTTCGTATCGCCAATTCGGCGTTGCAGGATTTAAAAGCCATTCAGCGTTATTACCGCGATCAGGGCGTTCCTGCTGTTGGTCAGGAATTTGTGACAGATATTGTTCGCAAGTTGGAAATGCTGAAAATGCATCCGGAATCAGGCCGTGTGGTACCTGAGTTTGAAGCGCAGCATATTCGCGAATTAATCCATCCACCGTTTCGGGTGGTTTATCTTCTTCATAATGATGAGATCGTTTTGATTCGGGTCTGGCGTAGCGAAAGGCAGCTGGAATTACCGGAATAG
- a CDS encoding type II toxin-antitoxin system Phd/YefM family antitoxin yields MAVKFSEDVVPLSDLKVNPGKVVGHVQETSRPVLLTSRGRGVAVVQGLEEYEKTAEELAFVKAVAQGLMDVKEGDTVSLEDAKAALGI; encoded by the coding sequence ATGGCTGTTAAATTTTCAGAAGATGTTGTGCCTTTGTCTGACCTTAAGGTTAACCCCGGTAAGGTTGTTGGCCATGTTCAGGAAACCAGCAGGCCCGTGCTGCTAACCAGTCGTGGTCGTGGTGTTGCCGTGGTTCAGGGGTTGGAAGAATACGAAAAAACCGCTGAAGAACTGGCGTTCGTCAAAGCTGTCGCTCAGGGGCTGATGGATGTTAAAGAAGGCGATACCGTTTCCTTAGAAGATGCAAAGGCGGCACTGGGAATCTAA
- a CDS encoding TetR/AcrR family transcriptional regulator, which translates to MSANHATDIKPSSAPNRKQQIVELSADLLREKGFSGFSYQDLAKALGINKASVHHHFAQKVDLGLALCDWTQEWLQQGFEHFDASNQSPLEKLNHYLATAARHTFNEQKICPVSALNSELMRLPEAMQQRLAKLATFELKWIEQVIANTQQVGELKPIASPQQMAQLFIHSCKGALYYGRLQNNVATGKQYFQHSMELLINQWRD; encoded by the coding sequence ATGTCCGCGAACCACGCCACCGATATCAAACCCAGCTCCGCGCCAAACCGTAAGCAGCAGATCGTCGAGTTATCCGCCGATTTATTGCGCGAGAAAGGTTTCAGTGGTTTCAGCTATCAGGATTTGGCTAAGGCATTAGGCATTAACAAAGCCAGTGTACACCACCATTTCGCTCAGAAGGTCGATCTGGGCTTGGCGCTGTGCGACTGGACTCAGGAGTGGCTGCAACAAGGGTTTGAGCATTTTGATGCCAGTAACCAGTCGCCACTCGAGAAGCTGAATCATTATCTGGCAACGGCTGCGCGTCATACTTTTAATGAACAAAAGATTTGCCCGGTCAGTGCGTTAAACAGCGAACTGATGCGACTGCCGGAAGCCATGCAACAGCGGCTGGCGAAGTTAGCCACTTTCGAACTGAAATGGATTGAACAGGTTATTGCCAATACTCAGCAAGTTGGTGAATTAAAACCCATCGCCAGCCCGCAACAGATGGCCCAGCTGTTTATTCATAGCTGCAAAGGTGCGCTCTACTATGGTCGCTTACAGAACAACGTTGCAACCGGAAAGCAATATTTCCAGCACAGTATGGAATTATTAATTAATCAATGGCGCGACTAA
- a CDS encoding NADH:flavin oxidoreductase yields MTHNAALFQPIELGPLSLKNRIVMAPMTRTYSPGNVANDMVAAYYAKRAENEVGLIITEGTCVGHKAANGYPRVPFIYGDEALAGWKKVVDAVHANGGKIAPQLWHVGAIRKEGVEPDASVPGYSPSGLVKPGKENGVAMSQDDINDVIEAFAQAAEDSKNIGFDAVEVHGAHGYLIDQFFWEGTNQREDQYGGDLVARTRFACEIVAAIRERVGEDFPIIFRFSQWKQQDYAASLANTPEELEAFLKPLVEAGVDIFHCSTRRFWEKEFEGSDLNLAGWTKKITGKPAITVGSVGLNASFIDEEKKDMIDASGVQTTSFEELNQRMNDDEFELVAVGRALLQDPEWVLKIKGGRYDELEDYSKQSLMQLV; encoded by the coding sequence ATGACACATAACGCTGCTTTATTTCAGCCAATCGAATTAGGCCCATTATCGTTAAAAAACCGCATCGTAATGGCGCCAATGACTCGTACTTATTCTCCGGGTAACGTTGCCAACGATATGGTGGCGGCTTATTACGCCAAACGTGCAGAAAACGAAGTAGGCCTGATTATTACCGAAGGTACCTGTGTCGGCCATAAAGCCGCTAACGGATATCCACGGGTGCCGTTTATTTATGGTGACGAAGCTTTAGCAGGCTGGAAAAAAGTGGTCGATGCGGTACACGCTAATGGCGGCAAAATTGCACCACAGCTGTGGCACGTCGGCGCCATTCGTAAAGAAGGTGTTGAGCCAGATGCGTCAGTACCGGGTTACAGCCCTTCCGGTTTGGTAAAGCCGGGCAAGGAAAATGGCGTCGCCATGAGCCAGGACGATATTAACGATGTGATCGAAGCCTTTGCTCAGGCTGCAGAAGATTCGAAAAATATCGGATTTGATGCAGTAGAAGTTCACGGTGCTCACGGTTACCTGATCGATCAGTTCTTCTGGGAAGGTACCAACCAACGCGAAGACCAATACGGCGGTGATTTAGTCGCCCGTACTCGTTTTGCCTGTGAAATAGTTGCCGCCATTCGTGAACGTGTGGGTGAAGATTTCCCGATTATTTTCCGTTTCTCTCAATGGAAACAACAGGATTATGCCGCAAGTTTAGCGAATACGCCGGAAGAGTTAGAAGCTTTCCTGAAACCACTGGTTGAAGCCGGAGTGGATATTTTCCATTGCTCTACTCGTCGTTTCTGGGAAAAAGAATTCGAAGGTTCGGATCTGAACCTGGCTGGCTGGACCAAAAAAATCACCGGTAAGCCGGCCATCACTGTGGGCAGCGTTGGTCTGAACGCCAGCTTTATCGACGAAGAAAAGAAAGACATGATCGACGCGTCCGGCGTACAGACAACTTCTTTCGAAGAACTGAACCAGCGTATGAACGACGATGAGTTCGAACTGGTCGCGGTAGGTCGTGCCTTGTTACAAGATCCGGAATGGGTATTAAAAATTAAAGGAGGTCGTTACGACGAACTGGAAGATTATTCCAAGCAATCGCTGATGCAGCTGGTCTAA
- a CDS encoding glutathione S-transferase produces the protein MKLLLNATSPYARFARIVMLEKGLKSQVELVWVDPWNNDAMLLVANPVGRIPALIMDDNVAISESLLIAQTLNGLTGTDESVDLSVKTSAQLSQLGLGIGLMDMAFNSVINAKYYGDEINSTYLGERRFAAIERTLQQLNTVLAVNQTTDLTLADIAVAVALDYLDFRLAQLGVNKHYGHIALWRQALARRDSFATTAF, from the coding sequence ATGAAACTATTACTTAATGCCACTTCACCCTATGCCCGTTTTGCCCGGATTGTGATGTTGGAAAAAGGGCTGAAATCCCAGGTTGAACTGGTGTGGGTTGATCCGTGGAATAACGACGCGATGTTATTAGTGGCTAATCCAGTAGGGCGAATTCCGGCGCTGATAATGGACGATAACGTTGCGATTTCAGAGTCTTTGCTGATTGCCCAGACGCTGAATGGCTTGACTGGTACCGATGAATCGGTGGATCTGTCTGTAAAAACGTCGGCGCAATTATCCCAATTGGGTCTGGGCATCGGCCTGATGGACATGGCTTTTAACAGCGTTATCAACGCCAAATATTACGGCGATGAAATCAATAGCACCTATCTGGGTGAACGTCGTTTTGCTGCGATTGAACGCACTTTACAGCAATTAAATACCGTATTGGCAGTCAACCAAACTACCGATTTAACCCTGGCAGATATTGCGGTTGCTGTAGCGCTGGACTATCTCGATTTTCGTTTGGCACAGTTGGGCGTGAATAAACACTATGGCCATATCGCGCTGTGGCGCCAGGCTTTGGCACGGCGCGATAGTTTTGCGACGACCGCGTTTTAA
- a CDS encoding MFS transporter, with protein sequence MIKRADLAILQLGIAATLAGVGIARFAYTPLLPQLVEQGWFSDSQAVYLGAANLLGYLGGAISAHRLSQRFGSPLLLRLSFAAVFLSFALCVLPGWFSWFFFWRFMAGIAGAWLMVLAPSAALAQAPVERRGSIGAMVFAGIGIGAVIASSVVPLLIHQSLSVTWVALAIACLVMVWLGESGIRRLNWVPSQTQATAQLDKRMMWPVWLVILAYGLDAIAYVPHTLFWVDYLAREQRLGMQAASLQWLIFGIGACCGPFIAGWSSQRWGIKNALAFAYLAKTSGIVLSLLVVGSALPDFISRSLSSFIVGAMIPGVVGLTSALLAEWLGAASHKKFWGLATAVFALAQALSGYGLSALFVELGSYQSLYVIAAMIMAAGFVLVACSELSRGKSHETIT encoded by the coding sequence GTGATCAAACGCGCCGATCTGGCCATTCTGCAACTGGGTATTGCTGCCACGCTGGCCGGGGTTGGCATCGCCCGCTTTGCTTATACGCCGCTGTTACCCCAGCTGGTGGAGCAGGGTTGGTTCAGTGACAGCCAGGCGGTGTATCTGGGGGCCGCGAACCTGTTGGGCTATCTCGGTGGTGCCATCAGCGCCCACCGTTTATCACAGCGCTTTGGCAGCCCATTATTGCTGCGCTTGAGTTTTGCCGCTGTGTTTCTCAGTTTTGCTTTGTGTGTACTGCCGGGCTGGTTCAGCTGGTTTTTCTTCTGGCGCTTTATGGCGGGCATTGCCGGTGCATGGCTAATGGTATTAGCGCCATCGGCGGCATTGGCCCAGGCACCGGTTGAGCGTCGTGGCAGCATTGGTGCCATGGTATTTGCCGGTATTGGTATCGGCGCTGTGATTGCCTCCAGCGTGGTGCCTTTGCTGATTCATCAGAGTTTATCCGTTACCTGGGTGGCACTGGCCATCGCTTGTCTTGTGATGGTGTGGTTGGGGGAGTCCGGTATCCGCCGTCTGAATTGGGTGCCATCACAAACCCAAGCCACTGCTCAGCTCGACAAGCGGATGATGTGGCCAGTGTGGCTGGTGATTCTGGCCTACGGCCTGGATGCCATTGCGTATGTGCCACACACCTTATTCTGGGTGGATTATCTCGCCCGTGAACAACGATTAGGAATGCAGGCGGCATCGTTACAGTGGTTAATTTTTGGCATCGGTGCCTGTTGTGGCCCTTTTATCGCTGGCTGGTCGTCGCAACGCTGGGGAATTAAAAACGCACTGGCATTCGCCTATCTGGCGAAAACCAGTGGCATTGTTTTGTCGTTGCTAGTGGTTGGCAGTGCTTTGCCCGATTTTATCAGCCGCTCGTTGTCGTCATTCATAGTGGGCGCCATGATTCCCGGTGTTGTGGGATTAACTTCTGCACTGCTGGCCGAGTGGCTGGGAGCAGCAAGTCACAAGAAATTCTGGGGATTGGCGACGGCGGTATTTGCTTTAGCTCAGGCGTTGTCCGGCTATGGTCTGTCGGCCTTGTTTGTGGAACTGGGCAGTTATCAGTCGTTATATGTTATCGCCGCTATGATTATGGCTGCGGGTTTTGTATTGGTCGCTTGCAGCGAATTAAGCAGAGGAAAATCCCATGAAACTATTACTTAA
- a CDS encoding LysR family transcriptional regulator, which translates to MELKSLRLFLEAAESGSFVAAAERANTVQSNVTAHIKKLESELNAKLFERKGGIRLTGAGTTLVDHARKILSSHDDVLGLFQQQHSANSRLRIASMETTTAIRLPAILAAFYQRYPQVDLTVETSPSAQLVERLIKGEADGIFVAGETRHSQFYHQKVFSEQLVLVGPGEFTHIPAAEELLESAFLSFRQGCSYRQRIELFLASQGIHSTRIFEFGSIDGMLGCVAGGMGYALMPLSVVLSHQGRFNIGYQEIADDIALVDTYFSTGNPQSWSPALKQFVELLPRLK; encoded by the coding sequence ATGGAACTTAAGTCGTTACGGTTATTTCTTGAAGCCGCCGAAAGTGGCAGTTTTGTTGCTGCCGCTGAGCGTGCCAATACTGTTCAATCGAACGTGACGGCGCATATCAAAAAGCTGGAAAGCGAACTAAATGCCAAACTGTTTGAGCGTAAAGGTGGCATCAGACTGACTGGCGCTGGTACAACCTTAGTCGACCATGCACGCAAGATATTAAGCAGCCACGATGATGTACTGGGGCTGTTTCAGCAACAACACAGCGCCAATAGCCGCTTACGCATCGCATCGATGGAAACCACCACCGCCATTCGTTTACCAGCGATTCTGGCGGCGTTTTATCAGCGTTATCCCCAGGTCGATTTAACCGTGGAAACCAGCCCCAGTGCGCAGCTGGTAGAGCGTCTGATTAAAGGTGAGGCCGACGGCATTTTTGTCGCCGGAGAAACCCGCCACTCGCAGTTCTATCATCAAAAAGTGTTCAGCGAGCAATTGGTGTTGGTTGGTCCGGGTGAATTCACCCACATACCTGCAGCAGAAGAATTACTAGAATCGGCTTTTCTGTCATTTCGCCAGGGGTGCAGCTATCGCCAGCGCATCGAATTATTTCTTGCGTCACAGGGCATTCACTCTACCCGTATTTTTGAATTCGGCAGTATTGATGGCATGTTGGGTTGTGTCGCCGGGGGAATGGGTTATGCACTGATGCCACTATCAGTCGTTCTCTCTCACCAGGGGCGCTTTAATATCGGCTATCAGGAGATAGCAGATGATATAGCTCTGGTTGATACATACTTCAGCACCGGCAACCCGCAAAGCTGGTCACCGGCGTTAAAACAATTTGTTGAACTATTGCCGCGGCTTAAATAA
- a CDS encoding rhomboid family intramembrane serine protease, whose amino-acid sequence MSHKYCPHCDNQQLQVTHYHSEELDICRRCGGAWFEKGELNSLLSTVDNGEDDADFEQFLGKRHGRTEHLCPTCPEHLHKYQLLTDFDVDVELCVACDGVWVEHADLEKVEHSPRIRTALDELNKKISVKSWLFQALARFPVEYNLKPHRFPIVTWMLLILNTLIFLSYAFSIDTRYWVFEHFASRPADLAAGMELWTPLTATFLHGGFMHLIGNMYFLYVIGDNLEDVLGRSRYLLVYLLGGVGASVISVAMNWNSPIMSVGASGAIAALFGMYLIWFRFASLTFMFLVFQKKLSPLWYFALWLVLDNIIAMVSSPGGVDYWAHIGGFAVGLMIGVSLKDWVYRHNPVVRILADPNHRVAR is encoded by the coding sequence ATGAGTCATAAGTATTGTCCTCACTGCGATAACCAGCAACTTCAGGTTACCCACTACCACAGCGAAGAACTTGATATCTGTCGTCGTTGCGGTGGGGCATGGTTTGAAAAAGGCGAATTAAACAGCCTGCTTTCTACGGTCGATAACGGTGAAGATGATGCCGACTTCGAACAATTTTTGGGAAAAAGACACGGTCGTACAGAGCACCTGTGTCCAACTTGTCCCGAGCATCTGCATAAATACCAGTTGCTGACTGACTTTGATGTCGATGTGGAACTGTGTGTGGCGTGTGATGGTGTTTGGGTAGAACACGCTGATCTGGAAAAAGTCGAACACTCTCCGCGTATTCGTACGGCTCTGGACGAGCTGAATAAAAAAATATCGGTAAAGTCCTGGTTGTTTCAGGCACTGGCCAGATTCCCGGTTGAATACAATCTGAAACCGCATCGCTTTCCGATTGTCACCTGGATGTTATTAATCCTGAATACGTTGATTTTTCTGAGTTACGCGTTTTCTATCGATACACGTTATTGGGTATTCGAACACTTTGCCAGCCGTCCGGCTGATCTGGCTGCGGGAATGGAATTGTGGACACCACTTACTGCGACCTTCCTGCACGGTGGGTTTATGCATTTGATTGGTAACATGTATTTTCTCTATGTCATTGGCGATAACCTGGAGGACGTCCTTGGGCGAAGTCGTTATTTACTGGTTTACTTATTAGGTGGTGTTGGCGCCAGCGTAATCAGTGTTGCGATGAACTGGAACAGCCCAATCATGAGCGTGGGTGCCAGCGGTGCGATAGCGGCATTGTTTGGGATGTATCTGATTTGGTTCCGTTTTGCCAGCCTGACATTTATGTTTCTGGTATTTCAGAAAAAGTTGTCGCCGCTGTGGTATTTCGCCCTCTGGTTAGTGCTGGATAACATCATTGCTATGGTCTCTTCGCCGGGGGGCGTTGATTACTGGGCGCATATTGGCGGCTTCGCGGTTGGCTTAATGATCGGTGTCAGTCTCAAAGACTGGGTGTATCGCCATAATCCGGTGGTACGTATTCTCGCCGACCCCAATCATAGGGTGGCGCGTTAG
- a CDS encoding crotonase/enoyl-CoA hydratase family protein, with protein MTDKPRVLLEVKDHIAYVTLNREEKLNGLDMPMFRQMIAMAKKIRKDRSIRCVILSACGPSFCAGLDFSALNKEPSMIAKVFLKFPWTKQNVAQEIAHCWRDLPIPVISVVHGNCFGGGMQIILATDYRIARPDANLSIMEMKWGLIPDMSGMVTLSQLTRIDIAQELTMTGRQFSAEEGFEYGLISKLSDDPMADAEALAATIAEKSPDAIAATKYLFKKTWKADTWKALRWERWVQARLLGRKNQMIAMKNGMAKGTEPKPFVNRRSFR; from the coding sequence ATGACAGATAAGCCACGCGTATTGTTAGAAGTAAAAGACCATATCGCATACGTAACTCTGAACCGTGAAGAGAAACTGAACGGTCTGGATATGCCAATGTTTCGCCAAATGATTGCTATGGCGAAAAAAATCCGGAAAGACCGCAGTATCCGCTGCGTGATTTTGTCGGCCTGCGGCCCGTCTTTTTGTGCCGGACTCGACTTTAGCGCCTTGAATAAAGAACCCAGCATGATTGCCAAGGTGTTTCTGAAGTTTCCATGGACCAAACAAAACGTGGCACAGGAAATCGCTCACTGTTGGCGAGATTTGCCGATTCCGGTGATCTCGGTGGTGCACGGAAACTGCTTTGGGGGTGGTATGCAGATTATCCTGGCAACGGACTATCGCATTGCCAGGCCTGATGCCAACTTGTCGATCATGGAGATGAAGTGGGGTTTGATTCCGGATATGAGTGGTATGGTGACGTTGTCACAGTTGACGCGTATCGATATTGCTCAGGAGCTGACCATGACAGGCCGCCAGTTCAGCGCCGAGGAAGGTTTCGAATACGGCTTAATTTCAAAGCTCTCGGATGACCCTATGGCGGATGCCGAAGCGCTGGCGGCAACCATTGCAGAAAAATCACCGGATGCCATTGCGGCAACAAAATATCTGTTTAAGAAAACCTGGAAGGCCGATACCTGGAAAGCATTACGGTGGGAGCGTTGGGTACAAGCGCGTTTATTGGGTCGCAAGAACCAGATGATTGCGATGAAAAATGGCATGGCCAAAGGCACAGAGCCAAAGCCGTTCGTTAATCGTAGATCATTCCGTTAA
- a CDS encoding acyl-CoA thioesterase, with protein MSPQQQRLREELIAKRISAAKTSVVKAVFPFTTNHHETLFGGQALSWMDETAFIAATRFSRKRLVTVSSDKVDFKHPIPEGSMVELVADIIHVGRTSIKVEVNIYVEDMYRDGSEKAITGVFSFVAIDEDKKPVPVLDGFDQETGLSN; from the coding sequence ATGAGCCCACAACAACAGCGCCTGCGTGAAGAGTTAATTGCCAAACGTATCAGCGCCGCCAAAACCAGTGTCGTAAAAGCCGTGTTTCCCTTTACCACCAATCATCATGAGACCTTATTCGGTGGTCAGGCTCTGAGCTGGATGGACGAAACCGCATTTATTGCAGCAACCCGTTTCAGCCGTAAACGCCTGGTGACCGTTTCATCTGATAAAGTCGATTTTAAACACCCGATACCAGAAGGTTCGATGGTGGAGTTGGTCGCCGACATTATTCACGTTGGCCGAACCTCCATTAAGGTAGAGGTAAACATCTATGTTGAGGACATGTACCGTGATGGCAGCGAAAAGGCCATTACCGGTGTGTTCAGCTTTGTTGCCATCGATGAAGACAAAAAGCCAGTACCGGTTCTCGACGGTTTTGATCAGGAAACCGGTTTGAGTAACTAA